The following coding sequences lie in one Cydia strobilella chromosome 20, ilCydStro3.1, whole genome shotgun sequence genomic window:
- the LOC134750753 gene encoding myrosinase 1-like — protein sequence MSFNFASSCLAAVSAAARNTTGRSFSSEFFFGTATASYQIEGAWDVDGKGWSIWDYLARTDPDHVADSSNGDIAANSYYIYRRDIEMLKELGVTHYRFSISWPRILPYGRANYVNQRGIDHYNEFIDELIANGITPFATMYHWDLPQNLQELGGWLNEEIVDWFGDYARVLYQNFGDRVKHWLTINEPYIHCHFGYGYSTHAPRLHSPGIGFYECGRQILLANARAYHIYDDEFRNVQGGKLGIVISSEYVFPASDSEDDIEATRDYFEFHLGQYMHPIFSETGNYPQVMIDRVAAASLAQGYNSSRLRGFSEEQIEYMKGTSDFLGLNHYSTRIVYRNSSLIGMYEIPSHEDDAFAGSFLNESWPESHAPWIREHGPGLYSLLVHIRDTYNNPLVYITENGVSTTTGLNDHIRVSYYRSYLNAVLDAIADGCDVQGYFAWSLMDNFEWAYGYILRFGLYEVDFEDPERTRTPRKSALVYKEIVRSRTIDYEYDPDPYASSAYASSAWLLSIVLAIVNVLVLL from the exons ATGA gttttaattttgctTCCAGTTGCCTCGCCGCAGTTAGTGCTGCTGCAAGAAACACAACAGGAAGATCGTTTTCTTCGGAGTTCTTTTTCGGTACCGCCACCGCGTCTTATCAGATAGAAGGAGCATGGGACGTCGACG GTAAAGGCTGGTCAATATGGGATTACTTGGCCCGCACTGATCCAGATCATGTAGCCGATAGCAGCAATGGAGATATTGCTGCCAATTCGTATTATATCTATAGAAGAGACATCGAAATGCTGAAAGAATTAGGAGTTACGCACTAcag ATTTTCCATATCATGGCCGAGAATTCTTCCCTACGGTCGCGCAAACTACGTTAACCAACGCGGCATCGACCATTACAACGAATTCATAGATGAGCTTATAGCTAATGGTATCACCCCTTTCGCAACCATGTATCACTGGGACTTGCCTCAAAATCTGCAAGAACTTGGCGGCTGGTTGAATGAGGAGATTGTGGATTGGTTCGGTGACTACGCTCGAGTTTTGTATCAGAATTTCGGAGATCGCGTTAAGCATTGGCTGACTATAAACGAACCGTATATCCATTGCCATTTCGGATACGGATATAGCACGCATGCTCCTCGACTTCACTCCCCTGGTATTGGTTTCTATGAGTGCGGAAGACAAATTTTACTTGCAAACGCGAGAGCGTACCATATTTACGACGATGAGTTCAGAAATGTACAAGGAGGGAAGCTTGGTATTGTCATCAGCTCTGAATATGTGTTTCCTGCATCAGATTCGGAAGACGATATCGAGGCTACTAGAGATTACTTTGAATTCCAT TTAGGCCAATATATGCATCCAATTTTCTCGGAGACTGGAAACTACCCTCAAGTAATGATAGATCGCGTGGCAGCAGCCAGTCTTGCTCAAGGCTATAATTCTTCAAGACTTCGAGGTTTCTCTGAGGAACAAATAGAGTATATGAAAGGCACTTCGGATTTCTTAGGCCTGAACCATTATTCCACAAGAATTGTGTACAGAAACAGCTCTCTTATTGGAATGTATGAGATTCCGTCACATGAAGATGATGCTTTTGCGGGTTCATTTCTAAATGAGTCTTGGCCAGAATCACATGCACCTTGGATCAGA GAGCACGGCCCTGGATTATACTCTCTCCTGGTTCACATCAGGGATACATACAACAACCCTCTTGTCTACATAACGGAAAACGGAGTATCTACCACAACTGGCCTCAACGACCACATCAGGGTGTCTTACTACAGGAGCTACCTGAACGCAGTACTCGATGCAATTGCTGATG GATGTGATGTTCAAGGGTACTTTGCTTGGAGTTTGATGGACAATTTCGAATGGGCTTATGGCTACAT ACTACGCTTCGGCCTGTACGAAGTGGACTTTGAAGACCCAGAGCGGACCAGAACCCCCCGAAAATCGGCGCTAGTATACAAAGAGATCGTACGCAGCCGTACGATTGACTACGAGTACGATCCCGATCCTTACGCTAGCAGTGCGTACGCATCAAGTGCCTGGCTACTTTCAATTGTTTTGGCTATTGTAAATGTTTTAGTTCTACTGTAA